From the genome of Solanum stenotomum isolate F172 chromosome 5, ASM1918654v1, whole genome shotgun sequence:
GTAACATTAAAGTTAACGAATGAACTACAAATACAGACAAAGAACAAGTCAAGGAACTCGGTGAACTTATAGGAGAACATACTCTTTCCATCTCAACCGGCTTGTGTGTTCAATGAAGTTTAAGTCGCGTTTTAATTGAGAAAATGCGTAGAGAAGATCTGTAAAGCAATAGAATATATCACATTTCACCTTCAAGTAAAGAAAACAGAAGAATAAATTGTCAGAACATACTATTTCTAGCTATGTTactcggattcttcaaaaatgtcgaCAATAGTGTGTCAGATCCCCCAAAAGTAGTACATTcttggaggatccgacacagGTTTGACAACATTTTGAAGAGTACGAGCAACATAAATTTCTAGTATGAGAGTTGAGAACTAACCATCTTGAGTTAGCAGGGGATAGTCAGAAGCACTCAGGTTAATAAACCAATCCCAATCCGTATACTTCTTCAAGAGAATAGAGGCGGCGTGTAGAGTGTTAGAGACCATGGTCGGACCCCGGTATGTCACCATGTTTGCTTTCGTAATCATGTGCACATTTCCAATCTTGGCGAAAACAGGTTCGTTTGCAATTCTTGAAGCAAGCTCTAGTCTCTCATCTGCTGCTGATTTTAAGTCCAGATGAACAATGTAGTAATTCCACGGATGGTATATCGATTTCAGCGTTCTCCAAAGCTGATCTAGTTCACCTTTTGATCCAGATATCAAATAAGCAAAACGCGGAgcaggaggaggaggaggtggtGGAGGAGGTGGAGGAGGTGAAGGAGGCGGAGGCAGACTTGGAGCTTGCTGAACTTTTACTTCATCAATATACGGGCTAGTTTGATTCTCCATAACACAAGATGGGAAAATTGAGAAGACTGAATTGATCGTATGCAACGAGGAAATGAGGCCCAAGTCGAAGGAGGTTACAAGAAGGAAAATAAACACAAGTGAGCTTATAATAAGAGGAAACATCCATCTTTTCTCCACGTTCAACGACCTCATCGCTGGACCTTATCATGTAAGCTGACAAATGAATCTCTTTTCCCTTCTCTAAAGTCtacaacaaacaaaaaccaGAGAGGCAAGGTCCGAACCTACCTAAAAAAAGATTCAACAGATTTATAGTCTGCTACTTTTGACCACTCGCTCCCTTCAGTATATCCTGAAGGAACGATTGACAATAGGTGGATGATCCGCCTCCGTGATCTCAACACAGGAAGTGGAATCCAACGGTTTATCAATGATTCGTTCACTCTGCCTTACTAGCTTCCTTCACTACCACTCAACTCTCATTTACTAGGCAATCGTGAACCAAAAGGACCCTCGAGCCCCTCGAACCAAAAGAATTGCCTTCTTCAAAATGATCCCCTTATCTTATACATCTCTGCATATTCTGTTGAAATCAAAAGCAACCAAATCAAAGGTCAACATCAACAATTGTTTAAACTAAAATGGTGAAAGAAAATTTCTCAATAAACCCTTAAAACAGTTCATGAGCTAAAAGTTGGTAGAAAGACAAAACAAAACTCTTGCAATTGTAAACATTGGCGGAGCCAGGATATTCACTAACGGAattcaatatataaaaaagtaaatgcACAAAGAAGCCAAGGGAATTCAACATAtagtatatatacatacataaagATAAACATATTTAACCTACATACACAttgtaatttttcgacgaagatGTGTCAATTGACTCCCCTTCGGCTAAGGTGGAAACACGCTAACGCTCAACTATACTATATTGCAAGAATCTGTCATCCAAGGGTACGGTGTggctagtggtcaatgaagtatGGTTTAAGTACCATAAGCTACAAAGTTACTCGATATCTGTGCTGGTGGGAGATACCCTGAGGTATAGGGTGTTGAATTAGTCGACATGCTTGCAAGCTTTCCCAGACACCACAGTTAACAAGAATCTATTCAACTATACTATATTCCAATGGTGGACatccaaataatttatttgtttttatatttatataaaaaataaacataagtaAACATCCAAATGAATCTTTTTAGCAGAATAAGGCCAGATATGTAAACATCAGGACTGCattatcaaacaaataaaaacataggCCAATATTATTGTCCTAAGctaataaattaaacaaattcaGATTTGCAATTTTTCTAAAACCCCAAAAGGGgcaggaaaagaaaagaatctAATATAATAATTCCAGAAAAAAGAAGACTAAATACATAAAATcatatatacacataattttcatataattcgAGTTCGAGTTATCCCCATTACTATTTATATCCTGGATCTGCCTCTATCgttataaaaaaaacacttaaaatgtACAATacatagagagaaaaaaaatcaaatttacatAACATTTGAcagaaataaaattgaaaaaaatacctTTATATTGGAAAATGAAATGATGAATGAAAATTGATGTGAAAGAGAAGAAGATCCCACTTCAGTTTGGTGTTTTTCTTTGAGCTATTTTCTATAAACTGATTTCCGGGAAAACATACTAACattttatgcatattttatataattcatGCATAATTAATATGATTTGTAAATTAAGGGTGTGGTCGGTACATACGAAAATAcgaaaataagtgaatttcttacttattttttatttattttcggTATGTGAGGAAAAAGTGTCATCAtcaaaacattttatatataatctagactAGAGAAAAAACTGGGGATGGGGGGAGTGGGTGGTGCGGAGTGGTGGGGGTGGTAGGGACTATAGGAGTGAGGCTGTGAGGGTGAAGATCGATGAGGTGGGGAGGACACAATCAAATCAATGCGGAATGTCACTTGTAGAATTTATTTTTCCTACTTCCACGGGGAACATTAGAAAACTCGGTCGTTCTTAGtaacattttaaagttattcatttttctttagttttattAGTGTAGTTTCAATGTTTTGACATTTGCTTATAAATATGTCACCTATATCACACCCCTTTTGTATAATAAGAAAGATTGTTTCGTACTTACTAGAGTCATACATGTTTATAACAATcattctcaataataatattttactatAACAATTTGACTTTTTCGTTTTGCAAATGAACTTTTCTACAATACCACCTCACTGTACATGTCAAAAAAATCCAATGCCATTACATTAACTGACATATTGCACTAAATTGCTATCTTGTTGTACTTTTGTTAGATTCTTCaaaaaatgcactatttttggaaaattcaaCACGCATTTGGCGATATCTTTCAAGAATTTGAGCAACGGCTGAACAACATTTCCATCCGTGTAGGATTCAAGACAACACAATCCtatttgtgggattacactgaatatgttgttaTACATGGGGTATAGGGGGGGGGGGTGAGCAACATAGTCCATCTTTAGATCTCTGAAAAGGACTTGACTGTCCTAAATCCATGATTATCTGGAAGAGGTCCATTCCCTGGCCTGACAGATATTATCACTTCCAAACCTGAATGAAGAAAAGGGGGTTAAAAAGTtcaatgaaatatatatatatactgaagTGTACGATCAGCTCATTTAACAACTTAAGCGGTTCAAGGGAACACACTTTTATTTACTTGATTATATTCTCCACATGCCCCCTCACGTGTGGACCTGATTCTATTTTCATTAGCCAAGGACatgaatatttttcttgataatgGGTGACAATGAGATTAAATCCCAGGACATTCCCCTACTTTGACACCGATTTTGTTGAGAAAGAAGTAAGAAGAAACAGCAAAGTGTGTACATGAAATTCATTTGGATGCCCCTAGAGCTTGGTATAGCTAGCTATTTTCAACAAAAGGAGTACGTGAAAAGTGAGAGGTTTAATCTATTTACCGAACACTTGACCTGATATTGCATTTTCTGTTGGTGTTATTTCCATGTTTATGCAATAACCTTCAAATGTTCATTATAGATCAGCAAATAGGCTACGGTTAATTGCTGGAACCTTGGAGTATGGCATTTGGTACTCCAAGATTTCTAATCTTAGATTGTGTGGGTACACATACAGTGATTGGGCACGTTCGTTGGATGATAGACATGGTGCTCCAACAAATGTTTTCCTCTAGGTTCAGGAGTGATCATTTGGAGCTATAAGAATCAAGCTACAGTAGCATTTTCGACCTCAGAGAGGCTAAGCATGTGGCAGCAGTTTGTTCACATCTTAACCGTTAAGTGTTTTTCAACCACTTAA
Proteins encoded in this window:
- the LOC125865401 gene encoding beta-glucuronosyltransferase GlcAT14A-like, which translates into the protein MRSLNVEKRWMFPLIISSLVFIFLLVTSFDLGLISSLHTINSVFSIFPSCVMENQTSPYIDEVKVQQAPSLPPPPSPPPPPPPPPPPPAPRFAYLISGSKGELDQLWRTLKSIYHPWNYYIVHLDLKSAADERLELASRIANEPVFAKIGNVHMITKANMVTYRGPTMVSNTLHAASILLKKYTDWDWFINLSASDYPLLTQDDLLYAFSQLKRDLNFIEHTSRLRWKESERAMPLIIDPGLYQNTKSDIFWVAPRRTLPTAFKLFTGSAWTVLSRTFIEYCIWGWDNLPRTLLMYYSNFVSSPEGYFQTVICNAPEFSSTVINHDLHYISWDVPPKQHPHILSLNDIGQMIASGAAFARKFKNDDLVMDKIDQEFLHRGNGSFTLGGWCAGNPPCSKVGNPKKLRPGPGAQRLRRLIDRLVDTASQNQCK